The following coding sequences are from one Oncorhynchus kisutch isolate 150728-3 linkage group LG23, Okis_V2, whole genome shotgun sequence window:
- the tnca gene encoding tenascin isoform X3, with the protein MSTKSILGCLFLTLLFSLCQSGLVRKILRHKRATLTATGGDNITLPSADQPVVFNHVYNINVPASSLCSVDLDAPGSTSLEPQDAVPPSGLHTTEHTMDGQNQIVFTHRINIPQQACACTEGFPDLKDLLSRLEILEGELSTLRDQCTTGDSGFCSAQPVTGEVGTKPYCNGRGNYSADTCGCICKPGWKGPNCTESECPNDCQDQGRCIDGKCICFEGFGGNDCLLEVCKVDCGENGQCIGGVCICAEGFIGEDCSQTDCLNNCQGRGKCVDEECVCEEPWTGSDCSELICPNDCYDRGHCVNGTCYCEEGFTGEDCGETTCPSDCMSHGFCVNGQCVCSAGYTGEDCSKLTCPSDCNDRGTCFNGMCICDAGYQGEDCSQLACLNNCHNRGQCVNGQCHCDVGYQGEDCSELSCPNNCLNRGRCVNGQCVCDEGFGGEDCSIKTCPSDCYGRGDCVDGQCVCYAGFTGEDCSELSCPNNCLNRGRCVDGQCVCDEGLTGEDCSEKRCPNDCLGQGYCVDGKCVCQDSYAGDDCSGLTCPDNCNNRGLCVNGKCICEEGYVGDNCGELSCLNNCQDKGRCVNGQCLCEEGYIGEDCSEVSPPKGLTVTEVTTETVDLTWNNEMLVTEYLITYVPNGPGGLYQEFTVGGDKTAATVSELEPGIEYLINVYAILSNKKSIPISARVATYLPEPEGLKFKSVRETSVEVLWDQLDIPFDAWELYIRNTKEESGKTLTTLPSSQTLYEQTGLGPGQEYEVSVGVIKNNTRGPQSTKIITTRIDGPRQVEMRDVTDSSGLVTWFHPVAQVDGVTVSYGPSSNPTKRTSVDLSTSDKQYSIDSLSPDTEYQVSLVSRRGNSTSDPVTEIFTTDLDSPKDLQPLGQSDNSVTLEWKNSRADVDSYRVKYSPISGGSHGEEVFPRGPGGNTQATITGLKPGTEYGIGVTAMKNERESLPATTNAATNLDGPKDLEVSESTETSMTLVWKRPRAKIPVYRLVYISKDGRREEVEVPGTATSYNLNNLTPGMMYTITLVAERGLKKSTPATLSASTAPKSTSTDVVALSVKSAQTTQSPDTGAVHPTVLPLAPLITEGPTSTSLYPTGDIPSGAESEPEASSLETLGDLNVTDVSPTSVRLAWSAPDEAFDSFLVEVNALSGMAQAHVTTVPGSARKTLIEGLSPGTRYEVSLYGKVEGEQSLPLHAFANTEELRPVVANLTVSDVTWDSFNVYWTPEDGEFESFVIEVTNLEGGPESENLTLSADAFNLGISGLSPNTLYRIGLYGLHQGSFQEPVYTEATTEAEPEVEHMFVSDITSDSFRLAWTADEDMFDRFVIKIKDSTKFAHPQEVNVLGDERTKILTGLTGGTEYEIELYGVTLEQRSQPITGVARTGLGAPRGIRFSEVTESSAIVHWIMPRARVDNYRIIYVPLQGGSPMTVLADGTETQAMLPNMLPGVTYQVTIFAGKGLEESDPGTENITTALDRPQALSAVNVTDTTALLLWQPAQATVDGYVITYSADSVSPVMEHVSGNTVEFEMGSLVPATHYTVGVYAMREAQKSGTITTEFTTDVDSPRDLAATNVQTDGATLTWKPPRAAITGYILTFTSPDGTVREVVLSPTATSYSMSELSGSSEYSVRLQAIAGAQRSRHVTNVFTTIGGLYRYPKDCSQALLNGDTISGTYNIYLGGDESQPIQVYCDMTTDGGGWMVFLRRQNGNLEFFRNWKNYTGGFGDMNDEFWFGLANLHKMTASGQYELRVDLRDNGMSAYAQYDKFTIAEPRSRYKIYLGRYIGTAGDSMTYHHGRPFSTYDNDNDIAVTNCALSYKGAFWYKNCHRVNLMGKYGDNSHSKGINWFHWKGHEHSIQFVEMKIRPVNFRNVESRRKRS; encoded by the exons ATGAGTACTAAAAGCATTCTAGGCTGCCTCTTCCTGACTCTCCTTTTCAGCCTCTGCCAATCTGGGCTGGTGAGAAAAATACTTAGGCATAAACGGGCAACTCTGACAGCCACGGGAGGAGACAACATAACCCTCCCCAGTGCTGACCAGCCAGTGGTCTTCAACCATGTCTACAACATCAACGTCCCTGCTAGCTCCTTGTGCTCAGTGGACCTGGATGCGCCAGGAAGTACCAGCCTTGAGCCCCAGGACGCAGTTCCACCATCAGGCCTCCACACCACCGAACATACCATGGATGGGCAGAACCAGATTGTCTTCACCCACCGCATTAACATTCCTCAGCAGGCGTGTGCATGCACCGAAGGGTTCCCAGATTTGAAGGACCTCCTGAGCAGGTTGGAGATTCTGGAGGGAGAGCTGTCCACGCTGAGAGATCAGTGCACTACTGGAGACTCTGGCTTCTGCAGCGCTCAGCCAGTcacag GTGAAGTGGGGACCAAGCCTTACTGCAATGGCCGTGGCAACTACAGTGCTGACACCTGTGGCTGTATTTGCAAGCCTGGCTGGAAGGGACCCAACTGCACTGAGTCTGAATGCCCCAATGACTGCCAGGACCAAGGTCGATGCATAGACGGGAAATGCATCTGCTTCGAGGGCTTTGGCGGGAACGACTGTTTGCTTGAGGTTTGCAAAGTGGACTGTGGTGAGAACGGACAATGCATTGGCGGGGTCTGCATTTGTGCCGAGGGTTTCATTGGAGAGGACTGTTCTCAGACGGACTGCCTGAACAACTGCCAAGGCCGTGGAAAGTGTGTagatgaggagtgtgtgtgtgaagagccCTGGACGGGTTCTGACTGCTCGGAACTCATCTGCCCCAACGACTGCTATGACCGTGGACACTGTGTCAATGGAACCTGCTACTGCGAAGAAGGTTTCACCGGGGAGGACTGTGGGGAGACAACCTGCCCCAGCGACTGCATGAGTCATGGTTTCTGTGTGAACGGCCAGTGTGTCTGCAGCGCTGGCTACACCGGAGAGGACTGCTCCAAGCTCACCTGCCCCAGTGATTGCAACGATAGAGGTACCTGCTTCAATGGCATGTGTATCTGCGATGCTGGCTACCAAGGAGAAGACTGTAGCCAGCTGGCTTGCCTCAACAACTGCCATAACAGGGGGCAGTGTGTCAATGGGCAGTGCCATTGCGACGTAGGCTACCAGGGAGAGGACTGCTCTGAGCTCTCCTGCCCCAATAACTGCCTCAACAGGGGCCGCTGTGTCAACGGACAGTGTGTATGCGATGAAGGCTTTGGTGGAGAGGACTGCAGTATTAAGACCTGCCCCTCGGACTGCTACGGCCGTGGAGACTGTGTGGACGGCCAATGTGTCTGCTATGCTGGCTTCACTGGTGAGGACTGCAGCGAGCTGAGCTGCCCCAACAACTGCCTGAACCGCGGACGCTGCGTTGACGGGCAGTGTGTCTGTGATGAGGGCCTCACAGGGGAAGACTGCAGTGAGAAGCGCTGTCCCAATGACTGCCTGGGCCAGGGATACTGTGTGGATGGAAAATGTGTCTGCCAGGACAGCTATGCGGGTGACGACTGCTCTGGACTCACCTGCCCTGATAACTGCAACAACAGGGGACTCTGTGTTAATGGGAAATGCATTTGTGAGGAGGGATACGTGGGAGACAACTGCGGAGAGCTGAGCTGCCTCAACAACTGCCAGGACAAAGGCCGCTGTGTGAATGGACAATGTCTCTGTGAAGAGGGATACATTGGAGAAGACTGCTCAGAAG TTTCCCCTCCAAAGGGCCTGACCGTAACAGAGGTCACCACTGAGACAGTGGACCTGACCTGGAATAATGAGATGCTGGTGACAGAGTATCTGATCACTTACGTGCCAAATGGTCCTGGGGGTCTGTATCAGGAGTTCACAGTGGGCGGAGACAAGACTGCTGCCACTGTCAGCGAGCTGGAGCCTGGCATCGAGTACCTGATCAACGTCTATGCCATCCTCAGCAACAAAAAGAGCATCCCAATCAGCGCCAGGGTGGCCACAT ATCTGCCAGAACCAGAAGGCTTGAAGTTTAAATCGGTGAGGGAGACCTCAGTAGAGGTGCTGTGGGATCAGCTGGACATTCCTTTTGATGCCTGGGAGCTCTACATCCGCAACACG AAAGAGGAGAGTGGGAAAACCCTTACCACCCTTCCATCCTCCCAGACCTTGTATGAGCAGACGGGGCTAGGTCCTGGTCAGGAGTACGAGGTTTCAGTGGGCGTCATCAAGAACAATACCAGGGGACCTCAGTCTACTAAAATCATCACTACCA GGATTGATGGGCCCAGGCAGGTAGAGATGCGTGACGTAACAGACAGCTCAGGCTTGGTCACCTGGTTCCATCCCGTGGCTCAGGTGGATGGTGTCACCGTGTCCTATggccccagctccaaccccacaAAGAGGACCAGCGTGGACCTGTCCACCTCAGACAAACAGTACAGCATTGACAGCCTCAGCCCAGACACTGAGTACCAGGTGTCCCTGGTCTCCAGGAGGGGAAACAGCACCAGCGATCCAGTCACTGAGATATTCACCACAG ACCTGGACTCTCCTAAGGACCTGCAGCCACTGGGCCAGTCAGACAACAGCGTCACACTGGAGTGGAAAAACAGCCGGGCAGACGTTGACAGCTACCGGGTGAAGTACAGCCCTATCTCTGGGGGTTCCCATGGCGAAGAGGTGTTCCCCCGTGGGCCAGGAGGCAACACTCAGGCAACTATCACTG GATTGAAGCCGGGTACAGAGTACGGAATTGGTGTGACCGCCATGAAGAACGAGAGGGAGAGCCTGCCTGCCACCACAAATGCAGCAACCA ACCTTGATGGGCCCAAGGACTTGGAAGTGAGCGAGTCCACAGAGACCAGCATGACGCTGGTGTGGAAGAGACCCCGAGCCAAGATCCCAGTCTACAGGCTGGTGTACATCTCCAAGGATGGccggagggaggaggtggaggtcccTGGAACAGCCACCTCCTACAACCTAAACAACCTGACCCCCGGCATGATGTACACCATCACCCTGGTTGCTGAGAGGGGCTTAAAGAAGAGCACACCTGCCACCCTGTCCGCATCTACAG CACCCAAGTCTACCTCTACTGATGTAGTCGCTCTGAGTGTCAAAAGTGCTCAGACGACACAGTCTCCTGACACAGGAGCTGTTCATCCAACAGTCCTTCCCCTGGCTCCTCTGATCACAGAGGGGCCTACATctacatctctgtaccccacggGGGACATCCCCTCTGGGGCTGAATCTGAACCAGAGGCCTCCAGCCTGGAGACGCTAGGGGACCTCAATGTCACAGACGTGAGCCCCACTAGCGTGAGGCTAGCCTGGTCAGCCCCAGATGAAGCCTTTGATAGCTTTTTGGTGGAGGTGAATGCTCTGTCAGGGATGGCACAAGCTCATGTGACCACGGTACCAGGAAGTGCCAGGAAGACCCTTATAGAAGGCTTGTCCCCTGGGACACGTTATGAGGTTTCGTTGTATGGGAAGGTGGAGGGGGAGCAGTCTCTGCCTCTTCATGCTTTTGCCAATACAG AGGAGCTGAGGCCTGTGGTGGCCAACCTCACAGTCTCTGACGTGACATGGGACAGCTTCAATGTGTACTGGACTCCCGAGGACGGGGAGTTTGAGAGCTTTGTCATTGAGGTGACAAACTTAGAGGGAGGTCCAGAGAGTGAGAACCTCACCCTGTCGGCTGATGCCTTCAACCTGGGCATTTCTGGCCTGAGTCCTAACACTTTGTATAGGATTGGCCTGTACGGGCTCCACCAGGGCTCCTTCCAGGAGCCGGTGTATACTGAAGCCACTACAG AGGCTGAGCCAGAAGTGGAGCACATGTTTGTCTCGGACATCACTTCAGACAGTTTCCGCCTGGCCTGGACCGCAGATGAAGACATGTTTGATAGATTTGTGATCAAAATTAAGGACTCCACAAAGTTTGCGCATCCGCAGGAAGTCAACGTCCTTGGTGACGAGCGAACCAAGATTTTAACGGGACTCACCGGCGGCACCGAGTACGAAATCGAGCTGTACGGTGTCACTTTGGAACAGCGCTCCCAACCAATTACCGGTGTCGCTCGAACAG GCCTGGGTGCTCCAAGAGGCATCCGCTTCTCTGAAGTGACTGAGTCCTCGGCCATAGTACACTGGATCATGCCTCGTGCCAGAGTGGATAACTACCGCATCATCTATGTGCCTCTCCAAGGAG GCAGCCCAATGACAGTGCTAGCAGATGGGACTGAGACCCAGGCCATGTTGCCTAACATGTTGCCAGGAGTGACCTATCAGGTCACCATCTTTGCTGGGAAGGGCCTGGAGGAGAGTGACCCGGGGACAGAGAACATCACCACAG CTCTGGACAGGCCTCAAGCTCTTTCTGCTGTCAACGTCACTGACACGACCGCCCTGCTGCTATGGCAACCAGCTCAGGCCACTGTCGATGGCTACGTCATCACCTACAGCGCAGATtcag TGTCCCCAGTGATGGAGCACGTTTCTGGGAACACGGTGGAGTTTGAGATGGGCTCCCTGGTCCCTGCCACACACTACACAGTAGGGGTGTACGCCATGAGGGAGGCACAGAAGAGTGGCACCATCACCACTGAATTCACAACGG ATGTGGATTCTCCTCGTGACCTGGCGGCCACTAATGTCCAGACAGACGGTGCCACTCTCACCTGGAAGCCTCCGCGTGCCGCCATCACCGGATACATCCTCACCTTCACCTCACCCGACGGCACAGTCCGG gAAGTTGTCCTGAGCCCTACAGCCACATCGTACAGCATGAGTGAGCTGAGTGGCTCTTCAGAGTACAGTGTCAGGCTACAGGCCATCGCTGGAGCCCAGCGGAGCCGCCACGTCACCAATGTCTTCACCACCA ttggagGATTATACAGATACCCTAAGGACTGCTCGCAGGCTCTGCTGAATGGAGACACGATCTCTGGCACCTACAACATCTACCTGGGCGGGGACGAGAGCCAGCCCATCCAGGTCTACTGTGACATGACCACGGACggaggaggatggatg GTGTTCCTGAGGCGCCAGAATGGAAATCTAGAGTTCTTCAGGAACTGGAAGAATTACACAGGTGGCTTTGGGGACATGAATGATGAATTCTGGTTTG GTCTGGCCAACCTCCACAAGATGACGGCATCAGGCCAGTACGAGCTGCGTGTGGACCTGAGGGACAACGGGATGTCGGCCTACGCTCAGTATGACAAGTTCACCATCGCAGAGCCACGTAGCCGCTACAAGATATACTTAGGAAGATATATCGGCACAGCAG GTGACTCTATGACCTATCACCATGGTCGGCCCTTCTCCACGTACGACAATGACAACGACATTGCAGTAACCAACTGTGCACTGTCCTATAAGGGTGCCTTCTGGTACAAGAACTGCCATCGTGTCAACCTCATGGGAAAATATGGTGACAATAGTCACAGCAAG GGTATCAACTGGTTCCATTGGAAGGGACACGAGCATTCAATCCAGTTCGTCGAGATGAAGATTAGACCCGTCAACTTCCGAAACGTTGAAAGCCGACGGAAAAGATCATAG